In Dyadobacter subterraneus, a single genomic region encodes these proteins:
- a CDS encoding aminotransferase class V-fold PLP-dependent enzyme, with protein MITFYPGPSKVYPQIEHYLSDAYKSGILSVNHRSEPFMKMLKETIEMMKLKLEIPADYEIYFCSSATECWETIAQSLVETKSLHVFNGAFGEKWMEYTQKIKPASSGLFFDINALPEISDIIVDKDSDVICLTHNETSNGTALPDSFFVELRKQTEKVITVDATSSMAGVIFPWESADVWYASVQKCFGLPAGLSVMVVSPKAVQKAEKIGERDHYNSLLFVRDNFLKYQTPYTPNALGIYLAGRVLEQVEILSEISVQIKDRAKSWYQFLTESGFNILVENEEVRSDTVIAVSGEKEQIAAIKKAAKENGIMLGNGYGSWKETSFRIANFPAITLDEINQLKVFLKNYSETAG; from the coding sequence ATGATTACCTTTTATCCCGGCCCGTCAAAAGTTTATCCACAAATTGAGCATTATCTATCTGATGCCTATAAAAGTGGAATTTTAAGCGTCAATCATCGCAGTGAGCCTTTTATGAAAATGCTCAAAGAGACGATTGAAATGATGAAACTGAAACTTGAAATCCCGGCGGATTACGAAATCTATTTTTGTTCGTCGGCAACGGAATGCTGGGAAACTATTGCGCAATCGCTGGTTGAAACCAAAAGTCTACATGTTTTCAATGGTGCTTTTGGAGAAAAATGGATGGAATATACCCAGAAGATAAAACCGGCATCAAGCGGTTTATTTTTTGATATAAATGCATTGCCTGAAATCTCGGATATTATTGTAGATAAAGATAGCGATGTGATTTGTTTAACCCATAACGAAACTTCAAACGGCACCGCTTTACCCGATTCATTTTTTGTTGAATTAAGAAAACAGACGGAGAAAGTGATTACCGTTGATGCTACTTCTTCGATGGCTGGCGTTATTTTTCCCTGGGAATCTGCTGATGTCTGGTATGCTTCTGTGCAAAAATGTTTTGGTTTGCCGGCAGGATTGAGCGTGATGGTTGTTTCACCAAAAGCGGTTCAGAAGGCAGAGAAAATTGGCGAACGAGATCATTATAACAGTTTACTTTTTGTTCGTGATAACTTTTTGAAATATCAGACACCTTACACGCCGAATGCGCTGGGCATTTATCTGGCTGGCCGTGTTTTGGAGCAAGTAGAAATACTTTCAGAAATATCGGTTCAAATTAAAGACAGAGCGAAAAGCTGGTATCAGTTTTTAACTGAATCCGGTTTTAATATTCTTGTTGAAAATGAAGAAGTTCGGTCGGATACCGTCATTGCCGTTTCAGGAGAAAAAGAACAAATCGCTGCAATAAAAAAAGCGGCAAAGGAAAATGGTATTATGCTGGGAAACGGATATGGCTCCTGGAAAGAAACCAGTTTCCGGATTGCGAATTTCCCGGCCATTACTTTGGATGAAATCAATCAGCTCAAAGTTTTCCTGAAAAATTATTCCGAAACCGCCGGATGA
- the rpe gene encoding ribulose-phosphate 3-epimerase: MALIAPSILAADFANLQRDVEMLNTSEADYIHVDIMDGMFVPNISFGFPVCEAINRYATKPLDVHLMIEQPDRYLENFKKAGASIITVHYEACPHLHRTVQLIRELGVLPSVALNPHTPVEMLSEILPDLSQVLIMSVNPGFGGQKFIENTYRKIYKLNCIREELGLDFKIEVDGGVNNDNARFLVENGADVLVAGSFVFNSTNPLETIAELRKN, translated from the coding sequence ATGGCCCTGATTGCCCCTTCCATACTAGCTGCCGACTTTGCTAATCTGCAACGTGATGTTGAAATGTTGAATACGAGTGAAGCAGATTACATACACGTAGATATCATGGACGGCATGTTTGTTCCTAATATATCTTTCGGGTTTCCTGTTTGCGAAGCGATAAACCGCTATGCTACTAAACCTTTAGATGTCCATTTGATGATTGAGCAGCCGGATCGTTATCTTGAAAATTTCAAAAAAGCGGGGGCTTCCATCATCACAGTTCATTATGAGGCCTGTCCGCACTTACACCGTACCGTTCAGTTGATCAGGGAATTAGGTGTATTGCCAAGTGTAGCGCTTAATCCGCATACACCGGTTGAAATGTTGTCCGAAATATTGCCGGATCTTTCTCAGGTTTTGATCATGTCGGTAAACCCGGGATTTGGCGGACAGAAATTTATTGAAAATACTTACCGTAAAATTTACAAGCTGAATTGCATCCGCGAAGAGCTTGGGCTGGATTTTAAAATTGAAGTTGATGGAGGGGTAAACAATGATAATGCACGTTTTCTCGTTGAAAACGGAGCCGATGTTTTAGTGGCGGGAAGTTTTGTTTTTAATTCGACAAATCCGCTTGAAACTATTGCTGAATTACGAAAGAATTAA
- a CDS encoding MarC family protein: MFNIKEILSVTLILFSVIDVLGSIPIIVDFRRKLGKIESEKATLAAGAIMIAFLFLGERLLSLFGVDVASFAVAGAIILFLLGLEMILGRNIFKHDNISVSAASIVPIAFPIIAGAGTMTTLLALRTTYEINNILVGVLLNLFFVYLVLKSSYWIENKLGQGGTDILRKVFGIILLAIAIKLFKTNLIL; encoded by the coding sequence ATGTTCAATATCAAAGAAATACTTTCCGTAACGCTGATTCTCTTTTCGGTGATCGATGTGCTGGGTTCCATTCCCATTATCGTTGATTTTCGGAGAAAATTAGGGAAGATCGAATCAGAAAAGGCGACGCTGGCCGCAGGCGCAATCATGATCGCTTTTTTATTTCTGGGTGAAAGGCTGTTAAGTCTTTTTGGTGTGGACGTAGCTTCGTTTGCCGTTGCAGGTGCTATCATTTTATTCCTTTTAGGATTAGAAATGATATTGGGAAGAAATATTTTCAAGCATGATAATATCAGTGTCAGCGCAGCTTCCATCGTTCCGATTGCTTTTCCAATCATTGCCGGAGCGGGTACTATGACCACGCTTCTGGCATTACGTACAACCTATGAGATCAATAATATTTTAGTTGGCGTGCTTCTCAATTTGTTTTTCGTTTATCTCGTTTTAAAATCGTCCTATTGGATTGAAAACAAACTGGGACAGGGTGGAACGGATATTCTTCGCAAGGTTTTCGGGATAATATTGCTGGCCATCGCGATCAAACTTTTCAAAACGAATCTTATATTATAG
- the dapA gene encoding 4-hydroxy-tetrahydrodipicolinate synthase codes for MPLDERFKGVGAALITPFDEHQEIDYAGLRKLIEFVSEGGVDYLVVQGTTGESPTISTEEKNEILAFSKKHNTKELPIVYGLGGNDTRAVLETIRKTDLTGVDAILSVCPYYNKPTQEGIIAHFTAIADASPVPVLLYNVPGRTVINMKAETILKLAEHPNIIGIKDAGGSIEQSMELASFAPKDFLLLSGDDNLVTTMVSVGWHGVISVIANAFPREFTDLTWHALEGNFKDAAALQLAFLEFDTLLYIESNPVGIKKCLEIKGVCSSEVRLPLLKASAQLGEKLEKAMVREGFM; via the coding sequence ATGCCATTGGACGAACGTTTCAAAGGAGTCGGAGCAGCGCTGATTACACCCTTTGATGAGCATCAGGAAATTGACTACGCTGGGTTAAGAAAGTTAATCGAATTCGTATCTGAGGGAGGCGTGGATTATCTGGTCGTGCAGGGCACAACCGGCGAATCGCCAACGATCTCGACAGAGGAAAAAAACGAAATTCTGGCTTTTTCAAAGAAGCATAACACAAAGGAACTTCCGATTGTGTATGGCTTGGGCGGAAATGATACCAGAGCAGTTTTGGAAACGATCCGAAAGACAGACCTTACTGGTGTGGATGCAATTTTATCTGTTTGTCCATATTACAATAAACCAACACAGGAAGGGATTATAGCGCATTTCACGGCCATTGCTGACGCGTCGCCGGTGCCGGTTTTATTGTACAATGTTCCTGGTCGCACGGTTATCAATATGAAAGCCGAAACGATCCTGAAACTTGCAGAACATCCGAACATTATTGGAATTAAAGATGCAGGTGGCAGTATCGAACAAAGCATGGAACTGGCTTCTTTCGCACCAAAAGATTTTCTTTTGCTTTCGGGTGATGATAATCTGGTAACAACGATGGTAAGTGTTGGCTGGCACGGCGTAATTTCTGTGATTGCAAATGCTTTTCCTCGTGAATTTACCGATTTAACATGGCATGCTTTGGAAGGAAATTTCAAAGATGCAGCGGCTTTGCAGCTGGCATTTCTGGAATTTGATACCTTGTTATATATTGAATCAAATCCGGTTGGAATTAAAAAATGCCTCGAAATTAAAGGTGTTTGTAGTTCAGAAGTACGTTTGCCGTTGTTGAAAGCATCTGCGCAATTGGGTGAAAAATTGGAAAAAGCGATGGTTAGGGAAGGGTTTATGTAA
- the ligA gene encoding NAD-dependent DNA ligase LigA, producing MNPEERINELIEQIDHYNFQYYQESISEISDYDFDILLKELAKLENEFPEFKRSDSPTQRVGGTVTKNFNAVYHRYPMLSLDNTYNEQELRDFDERVRKGLDGEAYEYICELKFDGISLSFTYENGVLVRGVTRGDGTRGDEITNNVKTIKSLPLRVKADKVPPIFEIRGEGFMPLQSFQKLNEDMEALGVNLYANPRNAASGSFKLQDSAETARRALDCYIYSFLSDETIFASHEESLLALKSWGFNISPGWKKVDNIDDVIDYIHEWEEKRATLPLATDGIVIKVNSFEQQRELGFTAKSPRWAISFKYKAENKPAILRSVNFQVGRTGNVTPVANLCAESERTIPYNKVKGVHLSGTYVKRATLHNANEMERLDIQLGDTVFVEKSGEIIPKITGVDVSKRGLFITEPIAFPTNCPECGSLLARNEGEVAYYCPNDSACPPQLKGRIEHFIHRKAMNIESLGEGKIELLFDTQLVRTPADLYDLTYEKLLGLEKNIVNEETGKSKKISFREKTVENILKGLELSKSAPFKNVLFGLGIRFVGATVAEKLASYFKNITALRSATYDDLINVPEIGGRIAQSVVAYFSLPENQLVMERLEKAGLQMTTDDKPVEMESNLLEGKTFVISGVFANFDRDELKHKIESNAGRVLSGVSGKLNFLLAGDNMGPSKLEKARKLGVTILSEEEFLGMIEK from the coding sequence ATGAATCCGGAAGAACGCATTAACGAACTGATCGAACAGATTGACCATTATAATTTCCAATATTACCAGGAAAGCATTTCCGAGATTTCGGATTATGATTTTGATATTTTATTAAAAGAACTGGCCAAACTTGAAAATGAATTTCCGGAATTCAAAAGAAGCGATTCTCCGACGCAACGGGTAGGAGGTACGGTCACAAAAAATTTCAACGCTGTTTATCATCGGTATCCCATGTTGTCGCTCGACAATACATATAACGAGCAGGAACTCCGTGATTTTGATGAACGTGTTCGGAAAGGACTGGATGGAGAAGCTTACGAATACATTTGTGAATTAAAATTTGATGGAATTTCACTAAGTTTTACATACGAAAATGGTGTTTTAGTTCGAGGCGTGACACGTGGCGACGGAACGCGTGGTGATGAAATTACCAATAATGTTAAAACGATTAAATCGCTTCCTTTACGTGTAAAAGCCGACAAAGTTCCACCCATTTTTGAAATCCGCGGTGAAGGTTTTATGCCCTTACAATCTTTTCAAAAACTGAATGAAGATATGGAAGCGTTGGGCGTAAATCTTTACGCAAATCCAAGAAATGCGGCTTCCGGTTCTTTTAAATTACAGGATTCGGCAGAAACTGCGAGACGCGCGCTGGATTGTTATATCTATTCATTTTTAAGTGATGAAACGATTTTTGCAAGTCATGAAGAAAGTTTGCTTGCGCTAAAATCCTGGGGTTTTAATATTTCACCAGGCTGGAAAAAAGTGGATAACATTGATGATGTGATCGATTACATTCATGAATGGGAAGAAAAACGTGCGACACTTCCGCTTGCAACGGATGGAATTGTGATCAAAGTAAATTCTTTCGAACAACAGCGTGAACTTGGTTTCACGGCGAAAAGTCCGCGTTGGGCGATATCATTTAAATATAAAGCTGAGAATAAACCTGCGATTTTAAGATCGGTTAATTTTCAGGTTGGCAGAACAGGAAATGTCACACCCGTAGCCAATCTTTGCGCTGAAAGTGAACGAACTATACCTTATAATAAAGTAAAAGGTGTGCACTTATCCGGTACTTATGTGAAACGTGCTACACTTCACAATGCCAATGAAATGGAGCGTCTGGATATTCAACTGGGCGATACCGTTTTTGTTGAAAAAAGCGGAGAAATTATACCTAAGATCACAGGCGTTGATGTAAGTAAACGCGGATTATTCATAACTGAACCTATCGCTTTTCCTACCAATTGCCCGGAATGCGGTTCGCTTTTGGCAAGAAACGAAGGTGAAGTCGCATACTATTGCCCGAATGACAGTGCTTGTCCGCCGCAGCTAAAAGGCCGTATCGAACATTTCATTCACAGAAAAGCAATGAATATTGAAAGCTTGGGTGAAGGGAAAATTGAATTGCTTTTCGATACCCAACTGGTCAGAACGCCGGCGGATCTATATGACTTGACCTATGAAAAATTACTTGGTCTTGAAAAAAATATTGTCAACGAGGAAACCGGAAAATCGAAGAAGATAAGTTTCAGAGAAAAAACGGTGGAGAATATTTTGAAAGGACTGGAATTGTCAAAATCAGCTCCCTTTAAAAATGTTTTATTTGGTTTAGGAATTCGCTTTGTTGGCGCTACGGTGGCTGAAAAACTGGCTTCTTATTTCAAAAACATTACCGCGCTTCGTTCGGCGACATATGATGACCTGATCAATGTGCCTGAAATTGGCGGAAGAATTGCCCAAAGCGTAGTGGCGTATTTTTCTCTTCCCGAAAACCAATTGGTGATGGAGCGTTTGGAAAAGGCAGGTTTGCAAATGACAACAGACGACAAACCGGTTGAAATGGAAAGTAACCTATTGGAAGGCAAAACATTTGTGATTTCCGGAGTATTTGCAAATTTTGACCGCGACGAATTAAAACATAAAATCGAGTCCAACGCCGGAAGAGTTTTAAGCGGTGTTTCAGGGAAATTAAACTTCCTTTTGGCGGGTGATAATATGGGTCCGTCGAAGCTGGAAAAGGCAAGAAAACTGGGTGTTACGATTTTGTCAGAAGAAGAATTTTTAGGAATGATTGAGAAATGA
- a CDS encoding NUDIX hydrolase, which yields MLHQYQTQTKCLVALDSIIFGFDGQELKLLLVKRGIEDEHHTWSLMGGWVQPEESLEEASNRILFELTSLTDIYLEQLHTFGNPKRDPVERTVSVAYFALINVEDYDNKISKNFEAQWFSMQELPQLLFDHSAMVEMAIEHLRYKASQHPIGFELLPEKFTIPQLQKLYEAIFGTELDKRNFSRKLLSTHLLVKLEEKQKGFSKKGAFYYKINEEKYKKQFNTFLNFLPNGIA from the coding sequence ATGTTGCATCAATACCAGACACAAACCAAGTGTCTGGTGGCTCTCGATTCCATTATTTTCGGTTTCGACGGGCAGGAATTAAAATTATTACTGGTAAAGCGCGGTATTGAAGATGAGCATCACACCTGGTCTTTGATGGGTGGATGGGTGCAGCCGGAGGAAAGTCTGGAAGAGGCATCAAACCGTATTCTTTTTGAATTGACAAGTCTGACTGACATTTATCTTGAACAGTTGCATACCTTTGGAAATCCAAAACGTGACCCTGTGGAACGCACCGTTTCTGTGGCTTATTTCGCGCTGATCAATGTAGAGGATTACGATAACAAGATCTCGAAAAATTTTGAGGCTCAGTGGTTTTCCATGCAGGAATTACCTCAGTTATTGTTTGATCACAGCGCAATGGTTGAAATGGCGATAGAACATTTACGTTACAAGGCTTCCCAGCACCCGATTGGTTTTGAGTTGCTTCCGGAGAAATTTACAATTCCCCAATTGCAGAAATTATACGAAGCGATTTTTGGAACAGAATTGGACAAAAGGAATTTTAGCAGGAAATTATTATCTACACATTTGCTTGTAAAACTGGAAGAAAAACAAAAAGGGTTTTCAAAAAAAGGCGCTTTCTATTATAAGATCAATGAGGAAAAATATAAAAAACAATTCAATACTTTTTTGAATTTTCTTCCTAATGGCATCGCATAA
- a CDS encoding nucleoside triphosphate pyrophosphohydrolase family protein → MQQLDSLNQVAEFHKTFKHPILETPTIPSEDRSRLRVALLAEELKELEVAILEKDLVEIADALCDLQYVLSGAVLEFGLGNKFRELFDEVQRSNMSKACVSVEEAEATVAHYNAKGTECYYKEDNGKYLVYRTADDKTLKNINYSPADLSGIIGS, encoded by the coding sequence ATGCAACAATTAGATAGTCTTAACCAGGTCGCTGAATTTCATAAAACTTTCAAACATCCAATTCTTGAAACGCCAACAATTCCTTCGGAAGATCGCAGCCGTTTGCGAGTTGCACTTTTGGCTGAGGAGTTGAAAGAGCTGGAAGTTGCGATACTTGAAAAAGATCTTGTAGAAATTGCTGATGCGCTTTGTGATCTTCAATATGTACTTTCGGGTGCAGTTCTTGAATTTGGACTAGGTAATAAGTTCAGAGAATTGTTCGACGAAGTACAGCGTTCAAACATGTCAAAAGCTTGCGTAAGCGTTGAAGAAGCGGAAGCGACAGTTGCGCATTATAACGCAAAAGGTACAGAATGTTATTACAAAGAAGACAATGGTAAATACCTTGTTTACCGTACTGCCGATGATAAAACGCTAAAAAATATCAATTATTCACCGGCAGATCTGTCAGGAATTATTGGTTCATAA